The following coding sequences lie in one Pseudomonas sp. SL4(2022) genomic window:
- a CDS encoding cold-shock protein, whose translation MSNRQTGTVKWFNDEKGYGFITPQSGDDLFVHFKAIQSDGFKSLKEGQQVTFVATRGQKGMQAEEVQVV comes from the coding sequence ATGTCCAATCGTCAAACTGGCACCGTTAAGTGGTTCAACGATGAGAAAGGCTACGGCTTCATCACCCCACAATCCGGTGACGATCTGTTCGTACACTTCAAAGCTATCCAGAGCGATGGCTTCAAGAGCCTGAAAGAAGGCCAACAAGTGACTTTCGTGGCCACCCGTGGTCAGAAAGGCATGCAAGCTGAGGAAGTTCAGGTTGTATAA
- a CDS encoding DUF2489 domain-containing protein: protein MSNPGLLLLLAGGALVLVLSGYALHLWLRVWHQEKARNAAFSAQRTRIADDLQILASSLLDGQLPLIEGAIRIKVLLDNCDTALSRNPRCAVFHDLFAATAEVPTHAAWKALDKNIRRQHEQRFSELELQHKAAARATARWLLDEALPPLRQSA from the coding sequence ATGAGTAATCCTGGCCTACTCTTACTGTTAGCTGGTGGTGCGTTGGTCCTCGTACTGAGCGGATACGCCCTGCACCTGTGGCTGAGAGTCTGGCACCAGGAGAAAGCCCGTAACGCCGCGTTCAGCGCTCAACGTACCCGCATTGCGGATGACTTGCAGATCCTTGCCAGCAGCCTGCTTGATGGCCAGTTACCCTTAATCGAAGGGGCTATTCGCATCAAGGTGCTGCTGGACAACTGCGATACTGCCTTGAGCCGCAACCCTCGCTGCGCCGTTTTTCATGACCTGTTTGCTGCTACCGCAGAAGTGCCCACACATGCGGCCTGGAAGGCTCTTGATAAAAACATACGACGCCAGCATGAACAGCGCTTCAGTGAACTGGAGTTGCAGCATAAGGCCGCTGCTCGCGCCACCGCTCGCTGGTTACTCGATGAGGCATTGCCACCCTTGCGGCAAAGCGCCTGA
- the nadE gene encoding ammonia-dependent NAD(+) synthetase — translation MSNRQAEIAAALDVVASFADTAALVAQIDKRKTFIKQCLQNAGLKVLVLGISGGVDSLTAGRLAQLCVEELRTETGDQAYRFIAVRLPHGTQHDEQDAQDSLKFIRADEEDTVNIADSVVGLSEQVTHLKKLSDARRDFVTGNIKARIRMVAQFAIANANNGLVIGTDHAAEAVMGFFTKFGDGACDLAPLSGLVKGQVRAIAQHLGAPANLVFKVPTADLEELRPGKPDEEAHGVSYAEIDAFLHGQPVREEAYAIIVRTYDATRHKRELPLVP, via the coding sequence ATGAGCAATCGCCAAGCCGAAATCGCCGCCGCCCTCGATGTAGTCGCGTCTTTCGCCGATACCGCTGCGCTGGTGGCGCAGATCGACAAGCGCAAGACCTTTATCAAACAGTGCCTGCAGAACGCCGGCCTCAAGGTGTTGGTACTGGGTATCAGCGGCGGCGTCGACTCACTGACTGCCGGGCGCCTGGCTCAGTTGTGCGTAGAAGAATTGCGGACGGAAACCGGTGATCAGGCCTATCGTTTTATCGCCGTGCGCCTGCCCCATGGCACACAGCATGATGAGCAGGACGCTCAGGATTCGCTGAAATTCATACGCGCCGATGAAGAGGACACAGTGAATATCGCAGACAGCGTAGTGGGCCTCAGCGAGCAGGTGACTCACCTGAAGAAGCTCAGCGATGCCCGCCGCGACTTCGTCACCGGCAATATCAAGGCACGTATCCGCATGGTGGCCCAGTTCGCCATCGCCAACGCCAACAACGGCCTGGTGATCGGCACTGACCACGCGGCCGAGGCGGTCATGGGCTTTTTCACCAAGTTTGGCGACGGTGCCTGCGACCTCGCCCCGCTATCTGGCCTGGTCAAAGGCCAGGTGCGCGCCATCGCCCAACACCTGGGCGCACCGGCAAACTTGGTGTTTAAAGTGCCTACGGCCGATCTGGAGGAACTGCGCCCCGGCAAGCCGGACGAAGAAGCTCACGGCGTCAGCTACGCGGAAATCGATGCCTTCCTGCACGGCCAGCCCGTGCGCGAGGAAGCCTACGCCATCATCGTGCGCACCTATGACGCCACTCGCCATAAGCGCGAACTACCGCTGGTTCCCTGA
- a CDS encoding isochorismatase family protein, with the protein MKIASFDVDAQKGFTPLCPDELPVAGGEQIAPALNELASRAHLRLGSKDAHSPQAAWIAPSHAEMLKPLPLVNADLSWVSHCVPGTPGFELLDELPLPLDYDYFVWKGVEPDLHPYGACYHDLAEKRSTGAIEFLLHNGVQRVLVGGLALDYCVKTTALQLRRAGFEVGVYLPACRAIAEATAQNACSEMCAAGIELYASLNELDAALNTDKRI; encoded by the coding sequence ATGAAAATCGCCAGCTTCGACGTCGATGCACAGAAAGGCTTTACCCCGCTGTGTCCAGATGAGCTGCCGGTGGCCGGTGGCGAACAGATCGCCCCCGCCCTGAATGAGCTGGCCAGCCGCGCTCACCTGCGCCTGGGCAGCAAGGACGCGCACAGCCCGCAAGCCGCCTGGATCGCACCGAGCCATGCCGAGATGCTCAAGCCGCTGCCGCTGGTCAACGCCGATCTCAGCTGGGTCAGCCACTGCGTACCGGGCACGCCTGGATTCGAGCTGCTGGATGAACTGCCACTGCCGCTGGACTACGACTACTTCGTGTGGAAAGGCGTCGAGCCGGACCTGCATCCCTACGGCGCCTGTTACCACGACCTGGCCGAGAAGCGCAGCACGGGCGCCATCGAGTTTCTCCTGCACAATGGCGTGCAGCGCGTACTGGTGGGCGGTCTGGCCCTCGACTACTGCGTGAAGACCACCGCCCTGCAACTGCGCCGTGCCGGTTTCGAGGTCGGCGTCTATCTGCCGGCCTGCCGCGCCATTGCCGAAGCAACCGCGCAAAACGCCTGCAGCGAGATGTGCGCAGCAGGCATCGAGCTGTACGCCAGCCTGAACGAGCTGGACGCGGCCCTCAACACGGATAAGAGGATCTGA
- a CDS encoding NUDIX domain-containing protein — protein sequence MGSAEVLASVDIVALRLSGAGELELLLIRRAQAPFAGQWALPGVLVNGRCADLSLDVAATRALQEKARVQPQHLEQVATVGNAVRDPRGWSLSTFYLALLPADTALLGEDLCFVSLAQVLDERFALPFDHVHLVAQALERLASKSVYTSLPLYLLPPRFTVTEALLAFQACLGQAVQHTTLRGRLEKMKQQGWISDTGEKNYPKMGRPQSLIAHEPQASGVFTFDRSLLS from the coding sequence ATGGGATCTGCAGAAGTGCTGGCCAGCGTGGATATCGTTGCGCTGCGTCTGAGCGGGGCGGGCGAGTTGGAACTGTTACTGATTCGTCGTGCCCAGGCACCGTTCGCCGGGCAGTGGGCGTTGCCCGGTGTGCTGGTCAACGGTCGCTGCGCCGACCTCAGTCTGGATGTCGCTGCGACGCGTGCATTGCAGGAAAAGGCGCGGGTGCAGCCGCAGCACCTGGAGCAGGTGGCGACAGTGGGCAACGCGGTGCGTGACCCGCGTGGCTGGTCGTTGAGCACCTTCTACCTGGCCCTGTTGCCCGCCGATACCGCGTTGCTGGGCGAGGACCTGTGTTTTGTCAGCCTGGCGCAGGTGCTCGACGAGCGCTTCGCGCTGCCATTCGACCATGTGCATTTGGTGGCGCAAGCGCTGGAGCGGCTGGCCAGCAAGTCGGTGTACACCTCGCTGCCGCTCTATTTGCTGCCCCCGCGCTTTACCGTGACCGAGGCGTTGCTGGCGTTTCAGGCCTGCCTGGGGCAGGCAGTACAGCACACCACCCTGCGTGGTCGCCTGGAAAAAATGAAGCAGCAGGGCTGGATCAGTGATACCGGCGAGAAGAACTACCCGAAGATGGGCCGGCCTCAATCGCTCATCGCACATGAACCTCAGGCATCTGGAGTTTTTACCTTTGATCGCAGTTTGCTGAGCTAA
- the dcd gene encoding dCTP deaminase has translation MSIKSDKWIRRMAQEHGMIEPFVERQVRNEGAERLISYGVSSYGYDVRCADEFKVFTNINSATVDPKNFDEKSFVDVKSDVCIIPPNSFALARTVEFFRIPRDVLTICLGKSTYARCGIIVNVTPLEPEWEGHVTLEFSNTTTLPAKIYANEGVAQMLFLQSDEACEVSYKDRGGKYQGQLGVTLPRA, from the coding sequence ATGAGCATCAAATCGGATAAGTGGATTCGCCGCATGGCTCAAGAGCACGGCATGATCGAGCCTTTCGTTGAGCGCCAGGTGCGCAACGAGGGGGCTGAGCGGCTGATCTCCTACGGGGTTTCCAGTTATGGCTATGACGTGCGCTGCGCCGATGAATTCAAGGTGTTCACCAACATCAACTCGGCGACTGTTGACCCGAAGAACTTCGATGAGAAGAGCTTTGTCGATGTGAAAAGTGATGTGTGCATCATTCCACCGAACTCCTTCGCCCTGGCTCGCACCGTGGAGTTCTTCCGCATCCCGCGCGACGTGCTGACCATTTGCCTGGGCAAGAGCACGTACGCCCGTTGCGGCATCATCGTCAACGTCACGCCGCTGGAGCCGGAGTGGGAAGGCCACGTGACTCTGGAGTTCTCCAATACCACCACCTTGCCGGCGAAGATCTATGCCAACGAGGGTGTAGCGCAGATGCTGTTCCTGCAGTCCGATGAAGCATGCGAAGTGTCTTACAAGGATCGTGGTGGTAAGTACCAGGGCCAGCTGGGTGTGACCCTGCCCAGGGCTTGA
- the metG gene encoding methionine--tRNA ligase has protein sequence MSQARKILVTSALPYANGSIHLGHMLEYIQTDMWVRFQKLRGNQAIYVCADDAHGSAIMLRAEKEGITPEQLIANVQAEHTADFADFGVNFDNYHSTHSDENRELSAAIYLKLRDAGHIATRSVTQYFDPEKGMFLADRFIKGTCPKCAAEDQYGDNCEKCGATYEPTELKNPRSAISGAVPVLRDSKHFFFKLPDFETMLKSWTRGGALQDAVANKIAEWLDSGLQEWDISRDAPYFGFEIPDEPGKYFYVWLDAPIGYMASFKNLCARTPELDFDAFWGKDSTAELYHFIGKDIVNFHALFWPAMLEGAGYRKPTGVNVHGYLTVNGQKMSKSRGTFIKARTYLDHLNPEYLRYYYAAKLGRGVDDLDLNLEDFVQKVNSDLVGKVVNIASRCAGFIHKGNNGLLVAGNAAPELTDAFQAAAPSIAEAYEARDFARAMREIMALADRANAWIADKAPWSLAKQDGKQDEVQAICALGVNLFRQLVIFLKPVLPQLASDAETFLNVAPLTWDDHQTLLADHQLNPFSALLTRIEPAKIDAMIEASKEDLAASEAAPAAAGNGELTKDPLAAEIAFDAFAAVDLRIALIEKCEFVEGADKLLRLTLDIGDAKRNVFSGIKSAYPDPSKLEGRLTLYVANLAARKMKFGISEGMVLAAGPGGEEIYLLSPDSGAKPGQRVK, from the coding sequence ATGAGCCAAGCCCGCAAGATTCTCGTCACCAGCGCCCTGCCCTACGCCAACGGTTCGATCCACCTTGGCCATATGCTCGAGTACATCCAGACCGACATGTGGGTGCGTTTCCAGAAGCTGCGCGGCAACCAGGCTATCTACGTCTGCGCCGATGACGCCCATGGCTCGGCGATCATGTTGCGCGCCGAGAAGGAAGGTATTACCCCGGAACAATTGATCGCCAACGTGCAGGCCGAACACACCGCCGACTTTGCCGATTTCGGGGTCAATTTCGACAATTACCACTCCACCCACTCGGACGAAAATCGCGAACTGTCGGCGGCCATCTACCTGAAGCTGCGTGATGCTGGGCATATCGCCACCCGCTCGGTGACCCAGTACTTCGATCCCGAAAAGGGCATGTTCCTCGCTGATCGTTTTATCAAAGGCACCTGCCCCAAGTGCGCGGCGGAAGATCAGTACGGCGACAACTGCGAGAAATGCGGCGCCACCTACGAGCCGACCGAGCTGAAGAACCCACGCTCGGCCATCTCCGGTGCCGTACCGGTACTGCGCGATTCCAAGCACTTCTTCTTCAAGCTGCCGGACTTCGAGACCATGCTGAAAAGCTGGACCCGCGGCGGCGCTCTGCAGGATGCAGTAGCCAACAAGATCGCCGAATGGCTCGATTCCGGCCTGCAGGAGTGGGACATCAGCCGTGATGCGCCCTACTTCGGCTTTGAAATCCCCGACGAGCCGGGCAAGTACTTCTACGTCTGGCTGGATGCGCCGATCGGCTACATGGCCAGCTTCAAGAACCTCTGCGCACGTACGCCGGAGTTGGACTTCGATGCGTTCTGGGGTAAGGATTCGACTGCCGAGCTGTACCACTTCATCGGCAAGGACATCGTCAATTTCCACGCCCTGTTCTGGCCGGCCATGCTCGAAGGTGCCGGGTACCGCAAACCGACCGGGGTCAACGTACACGGCTACCTGACCGTCAACGGCCAGAAGATGTCCAAGTCACGCGGCACCTTTATCAAGGCGCGCACCTACCTGGATCATCTGAACCCCGAGTACCTGCGCTACTACTACGCCGCCAAGCTGGGCCGTGGCGTGGATGATCTGGACCTGAACCTGGAAGACTTTGTGCAGAAGGTCAACTCGGATCTGGTCGGCAAGGTGGTCAACATCGCCAGCCGCTGCGCCGGGTTTATCCACAAAGGCAACAATGGCCTGCTGGTGGCCGGTAATGCCGCACCGGAACTCACCGACGCCTTCCAGGCCGCCGCACCGAGCATCGCTGAAGCCTACGAGGCCCGCGACTTTGCCCGCGCCATGCGCGAGATCATGGCCCTGGCCGATCGCGCCAACGCCTGGATCGCCGACAAAGCGCCCTGGTCCCTGGCCAAACAGGACGGCAAGCAGGATGAGGTGCAGGCCATCTGCGCCCTGGGCGTTAACCTGTTCCGCCAGTTGGTGATCTTCCTGAAACCAGTGCTGCCGCAGCTGGCCAGCGACGCCGAGACCTTCCTCAATGTCGCTCCGTTGACCTGGGACGATCACCAGACGCTGCTGGCCGACCACCAACTGAACCCGTTCAGCGCTCTGCTGACCCGTATCGAACCCGCGAAAATCGACGCCATGATCGAAGCCTCCAAAGAAGACCTGGCCGCCAGTGAAGCCGCTCCAGCAGCCGCTGGTAACGGCGAGCTGACGAAAGACCCACTGGCCGCCGAAATCGCCTTCGATGCGTTCGCCGCAGTCGATCTGCGCATTGCACTGATCGAGAAGTGCGAATTCGTTGAAGGCGCCGACAAGCTGCTGCGTCTAACCCTGGATATCGGTGACGCCAAGCGCAACGTGTTCAGCGGCATCAAGAGCGCCTACCCAGACCCAAGCAAGCTGGAAGGCCGCCTGACCCTGTACGTGGCCAACCTGGCCGCGCGCAAGATGAAGTTCGGCATCAGCGAAGGCATGGTTCTGGCGGCCGGCCCTGGCGGCGAAGAAATCTACCTGCTCAGCCCGGACAGCGGTGCCAAGCCAGGACAGCGGGTCAAGTAA
- the pncB gene encoding nicotinate phosphoribosyltransferase: MGESVFAERIVQNLLDTDFYKLTMMQAVLHNYPNAEVEWEFRCRNAEDLTPYLAEIRYQIERLSELSMSADQLAFLERIPFIKPDFTRFLSLFRFNLRYVHTSIEDGQLCIRLRGPWLHVILYEIPLLAIVSEVRNRYRYREVLLEQASERLYQKLDWLKGEASAAELEGFQIADFGTRRRFSYRVQEQMVHILKHDFPGRFVGTSNVHLAREFDLKPIGTMAHEWLMAHQQLGPRLIDSQSAALDCWVREYRGLLGIALTDCITMDAFLADFDLYFAKLFDGLRHDSGDPLRWAEKAIAHYEKLGIDPKSKTLVFSDGLTLDKSLQLYRALYGRINVSFGIGTKLTCDIPGVEPMNIVIKMTACNGQPVAKISDAPGKTQCRDDNFVSYLKHVFRVSDAQ, translated from the coding sequence ATGGGTGAAAGCGTATTTGCCGAGCGGATCGTGCAGAACCTGCTGGATACCGACTTCTACAAACTGACCATGATGCAGGCGGTGCTGCACAACTACCCCAACGCCGAGGTGGAATGGGAGTTCCGCTGCCGCAACGCCGAGGACCTGACGCCCTACCTGGCCGAGATCCGCTATCAGATCGAGCGCCTGAGCGAGCTGAGCATGAGTGCTGACCAGCTGGCCTTCCTCGAACGCATTCCGTTCATCAAGCCAGACTTCACCCGTTTTCTCAGCCTGTTTCGCTTCAACCTGCGCTACGTGCACACCAGCATCGAAGACGGCCAGCTATGCATCCGCCTGCGCGGACCCTGGCTGCATGTGATCCTCTACGAAATCCCACTGCTGGCCATCGTCAGCGAGGTGCGTAATCGCTATCGCTACCGCGAAGTGCTGCTGGAGCAAGCCAGCGAGCGTCTTTACCAGAAGCTCGACTGGCTCAAGGGCGAGGCTTCGGCCGCCGAGCTGGAAGGTTTCCAGATCGCCGATTTTGGCACCCGCCGGCGTTTTTCCTACCGGGTACAGGAACAGATGGTGCACATTCTCAAGCACGACTTCCCTGGACGTTTCGTCGGCACCAGCAACGTGCACCTGGCCCGCGAGTTCGACCTCAAGCCAATCGGCACCATGGCCCACGAATGGCTGATGGCGCACCAGCAGCTAGGCCCGCGGCTGATCGACAGCCAAAGCGCCGCGCTCGACTGCTGGGTACGCGAATACCGCGGCCTGCTTGGCATCGCCCTGACCGATTGCATCACTATGGATGCCTTCCTGGCCGACTTCGACCTGTACTTCGCCAAACTGTTCGACGGCCTGCGTCACGACTCCGGTGATCCACTGCGCTGGGCAGAAAAGGCCATCGCCCACTACGAAAAACTGGGTATCGACCCTAAGAGCAAGACGCTGGTGTTTTCCGATGGACTCACTCTAGATAAATCGCTACAGCTCTACCGTGCACTTTACGGACGGATCAACGTAAGCTTTGGCATCGGCACCAAGCTGACCTGCGACATTCCCGGGGTCGAACCAATGAACATCGTGATCAAGATGACCGCCTGCAATGGCCAGCCAGTCGCCAAGATTTCCGATGCGCCGGGTAAGACCCAATGCCGCGACGACAACTTTGTCAGCTATCTAAAACATGTTTTTCGCGTCAGCGACGCCCAGTGA
- the apbC gene encoding iron-sulfur cluster carrier protein ApbC, which translates to MSVVTRAAVEAALSHYTDPHLNQDPVSAGCLREVDIQGAQVKVRLVLGYAAGLFKSGWAQMLQMALENLDGVERAQVQIDCVIEAHKAQDQVPALANVKNVIAVASGKGGVGKSTTAANLALALAREGAKVGILDADIYGPSQGIMFGIPEGTRPQVKDQKWFVPLKAHGVEVMSMAFLTDENTPVVWRGPMVSGALLQLITQTAWDDLDYLVVDMPPGTGDIQLTLAQKVPVAGAVIVTTPQDLALLDAKKGVEMFRKVNIPVLGVVENMAVHICSNCGHAEHLFGEGGGEKLAAQFGVDLLASLPLSMAIRMQSDGGKPTTVADPESQIAMIYQETARNVGARIAQGGVQQAMPTIVISED; encoded by the coding sequence ATGAGTGTTGTTACCCGTGCAGCGGTCGAAGCCGCCTTGTCCCACTACACCGATCCGCACCTGAATCAGGACCCGGTCAGCGCCGGTTGCCTGCGCGAGGTGGATATTCAGGGTGCTCAGGTCAAGGTGCGTCTGGTGCTTGGGTATGCCGCGGGGTTGTTCAAGAGTGGCTGGGCGCAGATGCTGCAGATGGCCCTGGAAAACCTGGATGGCGTTGAGCGGGCTCAGGTGCAGATCGACTGTGTGATCGAAGCGCACAAGGCGCAGGATCAGGTGCCTGCGCTGGCTAATGTGAAGAACGTGATCGCTGTGGCCTCTGGCAAGGGAGGGGTGGGTAAATCCACCACCGCAGCCAATCTGGCGCTGGCGTTGGCCCGTGAAGGCGCCAAGGTCGGCATTCTCGATGCGGATATCTATGGGCCAAGTCAGGGCATCATGTTCGGTATCCCTGAAGGCACGCGGCCGCAGGTGAAGGATCAGAAGTGGTTTGTGCCGCTCAAGGCCCATGGTGTGGAGGTCATGTCGATGGCTTTTCTCACCGACGAGAACACTCCGGTGGTGTGGCGCGGGCCGATGGTGTCTGGCGCGTTGCTACAGTTGATCACCCAGACCGCCTGGGATGATCTGGATTACCTGGTGGTCGATATGCCGCCAGGTACCGGTGATATCCAGCTGACCCTGGCGCAGAAAGTACCGGTGGCTGGCGCTGTGATCGTCACTACGCCACAGGATCTGGCACTGCTCGATGCCAAGAAGGGCGTGGAGATGTTCCGTAAGGTGAATATTCCGGTGCTTGGTGTGGTGGAAAACATGGCCGTGCATATCTGCTCAAACTGCGGGCATGCCGAGCATCTGTTCGGCGAGGGTGGCGGCGAGAAGCTGGCGGCGCAGTTTGGTGTCGATCTGCTGGCGTCGCTGCCGCTGTCGATGGCCATTCGCATGCAGTCCGATGGCGGTAAGCCGACCACGGTGGCTGACCCAGAAAGCCAGATTGCGATGATCTATCAGGAAACGGCGCGCAACGTCGGTGCGCGGATTGCTCAAGGTGGTGTGCAGCAGGCCATGCCGACCATCGTGATCAGCGAAGACTGA
- a CDS encoding SEC-C metal-binding domain-containing protein — MTQQEHVHGPDCNHGHDHNHDHDHVHGPHCNHGHQEPVRNALKDVGRNDPCPCGSQKKFKKCHGA; from the coding sequence ATGACACAGCAAGAACACGTCCATGGTCCTGATTGCAATCACGGCCATGATCACAACCATGATCACGACCACGTGCACGGACCGCACTGCAATCATGGCCACCAAGAGCCTGTGCGCAATGCCTTGAAGGACGTCGGCCGCAATGATCCCTGCCCATGTGGCAGCCAAAAGAAATTCAAAAAATGCCACGGCGCCTGA
- a CDS encoding penicillin acylase family protein: protein MVALSGCQSLLNSRYGDSVHPDQGIMRVKGLAQSVVIRRNSLGMPLIETTTFHDALFALGYVHASDRLSQMIGLRLMAEGRLAEMAGPGVLEMDRFMRAVNLKKSAEVLYSNASPRIKKFFEVYARGVNAYLFRYRDKLPMDLAESGYRPDYWKAEDSVLVFCLLNFGLAVNLQEEIASLVLAQKVGSEQLAWLLPTYPDEPLPFDEADKLKGLDLKGQLAGLNAISSAVSQFADTHMLGVAASNNWAFAPQRTRSGKSLLANDTHLPLSMPSVWNFVQIRSPKYQAAGVSIAGVPAVVAGFNGKLGWGMTMVMGDNQDLFLEQVKQQGGRLHYLADGKWLPAQERQETFFIKGQRPIRETIFETRHGPLLNSVLGERKHMLQPMQLTSRYGLALKTTQFEADKTLDAFFDLSRAQSVEQAFEATREVRAMPLNIVFADAQHIGWQVTGRFPNRRAGLGLMPSPGWDSQYAWDGFADPMLHPYDQDPPQGWLGTANHRTVPRGYGMQLSNSWFYPERAERIAELAATGRHDTQSMIAMQYDQTSPFVAKLQNMFSAPGMTEGLQAAIEALPAAERSKAREAYGRLMKFDGKMAASSADAALYSTFLYQSARDTFLDELGPESSPAWKALVDTANNSYSAQADHLLGREDSPFWNDTRTAQREDKPAILARSLAGAITLLESKLGSERSAWQWGKLHTYNWTTETTQLAQYMSASQRTSINAIKGYLDRGPYPAGGDHGTLNVAAYKWGENFDTWLIPAMRIVVDFGREEPLIGLNSSGQSSNPASKHYADGIDAWLKGSYMSFPFQSQNLDKVYGSKRLLLMPDN from the coding sequence ATGGTCGCACTCAGTGGCTGCCAATCATTGCTGAACAGCCGGTACGGTGACAGCGTGCACCCGGACCAGGGCATCATGCGGGTCAAGGGCCTGGCGCAAAGCGTGGTGATTCGCCGCAATTCGTTGGGCATGCCGCTGATTGAAACCACCACCTTCCACGACGCGCTGTTCGCCCTGGGCTATGTACACGCCAGCGACCGCCTCAGCCAGATGATTGGCTTGCGCTTGATGGCAGAAGGCAGACTGGCTGAAATGGCCGGCCCAGGCGTGCTGGAAATGGACCGCTTCATGCGCGCGGTCAACCTGAAGAAAAGCGCTGAGGTCCTCTATAGCAATGCCTCGCCGCGCATCAAGAAATTCTTCGAAGTCTATGCCCGTGGGGTCAACGCTTACCTGTTCCGCTACCGCGACAAACTACCGATGGACCTGGCCGAGTCCGGTTATCGTCCGGACTACTGGAAAGCCGAAGACTCAGTGCTGGTGTTCTGCCTGCTGAACTTCGGCCTGGCGGTCAACCTGCAAGAAGAAATCGCCTCGCTGGTGCTTGCGCAAAAAGTCGGTAGTGAGCAACTAGCATGGCTGCTGCCAACCTACCCCGACGAGCCATTGCCGTTTGACGAGGCCGACAAACTCAAAGGCCTCGATCTCAAGGGTCAACTGGCCGGCCTGAACGCCATTAGCTCAGCCGTCAGTCAATTCGCCGACACCCACATGCTCGGCGTAGCGGCCTCCAACAACTGGGCATTCGCCCCGCAGCGTACCCGCAGTGGCAAAAGCCTGTTGGCCAACGATACCCACCTGCCGCTGTCGATGCCATCGGTGTGGAATTTCGTGCAGATCCGCTCGCCGAAATACCAAGCCGCAGGCGTATCGATTGCCGGCGTACCGGCCGTGGTTGCTGGTTTTAACGGAAAACTGGGCTGGGGCATGACCATGGTCATGGGCGACAACCAGGATCTGTTCCTTGAGCAGGTCAAGCAGCAAGGCGGCCGCCTGCACTACCTGGCCGACGGCAAATGGCTGCCCGCGCAGGAACGCCAGGAAACCTTCTTTATCAAAGGTCAGCGACCGATCCGCGAAACCATTTTCGAAACCCGCCACGGCCCCCTGCTGAACTCGGTACTGGGCGAGCGCAAACACATGCTGCAGCCCATGCAGCTGACCAGTCGCTACGGCTTGGCCTTGAAAACCACCCAGTTCGAAGCCGATAAGACTCTCGATGCCTTCTTCGACCTATCGCGGGCGCAATCGGTTGAACAGGCCTTCGAGGCCACCCGCGAAGTCCGCGCCATGCCGTTGAACATTGTCTTCGCCGATGCGCAGCATATCGGCTGGCAAGTTACCGGGCGCTTCCCCAACCGCCGTGCCGGCCTGGGCCTCATGCCCTCGCCGGGTTGGGACAGCCAGTATGCCTGGGACGGTTTCGCGGACCCGATGCTGCATCCGTACGATCAGGACCCGCCGCAAGGCTGGCTGGGCACCGCCAACCACCGCACAGTCCCACGCGGTTACGGCATGCAGCTGTCCAATTCCTGGTTCTATCCTGAGCGCGCCGAACGCATTGCCGAACTTGCCGCCACTGGCCGACATGACACGCAAAGCATGATTGCCATGCAGTACGACCAGACGTCACCTTTCGTGGCCAAGCTGCAGAACATGTTCAGCGCCCCCGGCATGACCGAAGGCCTGCAGGCCGCCATTGAGGCCCTACCAGCGGCCGAACGCAGCAAAGCCCGCGAGGCCTACGGTCGCCTGATGAAATTCGACGGAAAGATGGCAGCCAGCTCGGCAGATGCTGCCTTGTATAGCACCTTCCTCTACCAAAGCGCGCGGGACACCTTCCTCGATGAACTGGGCCCAGAAAGTAGTCCGGCCTGGAAGGCCCTGGTCGATACCGCCAACAACTCCTATTCAGCCCAGGCGGACCATCTGCTGGGCCGCGAGGACAGCCCATTCTGGAACGACACCCGAACTGCGCAACGCGAAGACAAACCCGCCATCCTCGCGCGCAGCCTGGCCGGTGCCATAACCCTGCTGGAAAGCAAACTGGGCAGTGAACGCAGTGCCTGGCAGTGGGGCAAGCTACACACCTACAACTGGACCACCGAAACTACCCAGCTGGCGCAGTACATGAGCGCCAGCCAACGCACCAGCATCAACGCCATCAAGGGCTATCTCGACCGTGGTCCCTACCCAGCCGGCGGTGATCACGGCACGCTGAACGTTGCAGCCTACAAATGGGGGGAAAATTTCGATACCTGGCTGATCCCAGCCATGCGCATCGTGGTCGACTTCGGCCGCGAAGAGCCGCTGATCGGCCTCAATAGCTCCGGGCAATCCAGTAACCCAGCCAGTAAGCATTACGCTGACGGTATCGACGCTTGGCTGAAAGGCAGCTACATGAGCTTCCCATTCCAGTCACAAAACCTCGACAAGGTCTACGGCAGCAAGCGCCTGCTGCTGATGCCGGACAATTGA